The Usitatibacter rugosus genome segment CTGCCCCGTCATGATCGGGTTCTTGCGCTTGCCGTTCTTGTAGTGGCCGAGGACGAAGATCAGGTAGTCCTTGTGCTGGCCCGCGAGGATCGGGAAGTCGCCGGTGGCGCTCATGCCGTTCTCGCCGTGGCAGGCTTTGCAGGGTTCGGCCTTCTTCTTGCCCACTTCCGCATCGCCGGCGGCGAACGCGGGCGCTGCGAGGCTGAAGAGGGCGGCGGCGAGGATCGTCTGGAGTTTCATGGCGGTCCTCATTTCTTCTCGGCCGTGACGGGTTTCGCCACGGCACCGTAGTAGGCCGCGAGATCATCGATATCCTGGTCGGACAGGTCGGCCGCGACGGCGCGCATGGTGGCGTGGTCGCGCTCGCCCGACTTGTAGGCCTTGAGCGCGGTCGCGATGTATTGCGCGTGCTGGCCGCCGAGCTTCGGCACCGGATAGACCTCCGGGAAGGCGGTCTTCCAGCCGGGGATGCCGTGGCAGCCCTGGCACTGGAAATTCTTCTTGGCGCCCGAGGCGGCGTCGCCTGCGGCCTGCGCGCTGACCGCGAAAACGGCGGCGGTGGCGGCAAAGAGGATTCGGATCGAGGTCATGGAGGCCAAACGGGGACGTTTGAGAGTCGTTCTTGTCAGCCTCGAATTATAGCAGCGAGCCCTACCCGCCACCAGTGCGCACGTAGAGGAGGCATCCCGCATCGGTGCGCAGCGCCCCGTGGGGCTTGCCGCGGGGGGCGCGGTGGAAGTCTCCCGCGTGGCAATGCACGTCGCCCAGCCAGACCTCGCCTTCCAGCACCATGCATTCCTCGGCGGTGGGATGGTCGTGCGCGGGCAGGCTCGAGCCTGACTCCATGCGCAGCAGGAAGGCCTGGACGCCAGGCCCTTCCACCAGCCGTTTCTGCAGGACGCGCGGCGCGATCCTCCGCCATTCGCCCTGGTCGTGGTGGACCGTGACGAAATCGTCGAGATCGGCCGGCATCTCGATCCTGCGAAACAGCGCCTCGCGCATGGCCTGGGCGCGGGCTGTCGCGGGCTCGATCGGCCTCAGCTGCTGCAGCAGCTCGGCTTCGAGCGCGGCATCGAGGACGGGTTGGCTCTCGGGCTTGAGCTTCATGGCTCAGTGCACCGTGGCCAGCCGCGCGCGAAGCTCGGCCAGCGCACGGCGGATGTAGGTTTTCACGGAGCCCAGCGGAAGGCGGGCATGCGCCGCGATCTCCTGGTGGGTGAGGCCGCGGAAGAAAGCGAGCGCGATGAGCTGGCGTTGCAGGGCCGACAAGTCCTCCAGCGCGCGCTTCAATTGCGAGTGCGATTGCAGGGCGGCCAACAGGTCCTGCGGATCGTCGTGGCGGTCGAGGGTTTCCGGATTCACGAGCGATTCGGGATCGGCGTGCGGCTCGGAGGGCTCGGCGCGGCGCAGGTGGTCCAATGCGCGGCTGCGGCACAACGTCAGCAGCCAGGCGAGCGGCGCTCCGCGGAGCGCGTCGTACGTATGCGCCTTCCGCCAGGCTTGCAGGTACACATCGACGGCGACTTCCTCGGCGGATTCGCGCGTGCGCACGATGCGAAGGGCGAGGCCATAGACACGGCCCAGCGTCGCCTCGTGGAGGCTCTTCAGGGCCTGCCCGTCACCCGCGGCCATGCGCGCGATCCACGCCGCCATCTGCGCCTCGCTCGCCACGGCGCTGGGCACACGCGCGTCGACGTGCTCCTGCGGATCGGCGCGACGCTTCTGCGCGGGGGGATTGCGGGCCACGGTCAGGTCGCCTCGAAGAGCGCTTCCCAGGGACGCGGCGGCGCCAGGTAGAAGCCCTGCCCCATGGGGATGCCGATCTGCATGAGCTTCCTCGCGATCTCCTCGGTCTCGACGTATTCGGCCACCGTCTGCAGGCCGAGGCTGGTGCCGATCTTCTGGATCGATTCCACCAGCGCGTAGTCGAGGTAGTTCTTCGCCACACCCTTCACGAAGAGGCCGTCGATCTTGATGCCGTCGACGGGGAAATGCTTGAGGTAGTTGAAGGACGACAGGCCCGAGCCGAAATCATCGAGGTAGAAGCGCACGCCCATGGCGCGAAGCTGCTCGATCAACGCGCGGGCGCGCTCGACGTTCGCGATCGCCGCGGTCTCCGTGATCTCGAAGAAGAGCGCCTGCGGCGGCACCGCGTATTGCGAGAGCTTCTCCTGGAGGAATTCCGAGAAGTCGGGGCTGGAGAGCGTGTGGCCGGAGAGGTTGATCGCGAACTCGGCGGGCGAAGGATCGTCGCGGAGCTTCGCCACGCGACGGAAATCGGAGAACGCCCGCTCGACCACCCAGCGGTCGATGGTGCGCATCAGGTCGTAGCGCTCGGCCACGGGGATGAAGGACATGGGCAGGATCAGCTCGCCACCGGTGTCGCTCATGCGCAGCAATGCCTCCACGCGGCGCACGCCCCCGCGCTGCGCGGGATCGATATGCAGGATCGGCTGGTAGAGGAGCGTGAAGGCCCCTTCGGCCAGCGCGTCGTTGATGCGCTTCAGCCACCCGCGGCTCGTGTGGCGCATGTATTGCGAGCTGCCGGCGTCGTGGAAGGCGAAGACGCGGTTGCGGCCCTGCTCTTTCGCGGTGAAGCACGCGGTGTCGGCTTCGCTCATCACGGCGGCCAGGCCCGGGGTGAGGCGCGTGATCGCGACCACGCCTACGGAGACGCCGACCTGGAACGCCTTGCCGTCCCACTCGAACTGCCAGGACTGCACGGCATCGCGCAGGCGCGTGGCGACCTCGGTGGCGTACTGCGCGCTCACGTTCTCCAGAAGCACCGCGAACTCGTCGCCGCCGATGCGCGTGAGCATCTCGTTGTCGCGAAGCTGGGCCTTCAGGATCGGTGCGATGCCGCGCAGCAGCTCGTCGCCCGCGAGGTGGCCGAAGGAATCGTTGATGCGATGGAAGAAGTCGACGTCGAGGTAGAGCAGCGCGTGCGTCGCACCCTGCTCCCGGGCCGAGACAAGCACCGACTCCAGCCGCTCCTCGAGGGTCTTGCGGTTCGCGAGCCCGGTGAGCGGATCGTGGTTGGTGAGGAAGAAGATCTGCTGGCGCGCGGTGTCGAGCCGCTCCTGCAGGCGCCCCTGCTGCTGGGCGAAATCCTTGGCGAGCTTGAGCACGTCCTGCTTCATGCCTTCCAGGGGCGGCGTGAGCTCGGGCAGCGGAGGCAGCTCGCCGCCGCCCACCACGTGGCGCACCGCTTGGCCGACCGCATCCACCTCGCCCACGACCGCGCGCGCGGCGAGGCGCGCCAGCGCGAACATGGCGCAGATGCTCGCCACCAGCGCGATCACGAACGTCCAGGCCTGCGCGTTGTTGGTGGCGTTGCCCAGCGCGGCGCGCGCGAAGACGAACACCGCGCAGAAGACCGCGATCGGGATCAGGCCGAGGCCGAACATGCGCCCGGCCAGCCGGCTGCGGGCCTCGGGACGCGGGACGGGCTTGTCGGCGGCGGCCATGGTCAGGCGGGCACCTCGGTGCCGAGCCCGAGCCACAGGCAGCGGCCCTTGCTCTCCTTCGCGATCCGCTCGCACATCGCGAAGTGGGCGCGAAGCTCTTCGTCCGTGGCGCGCAGCACCGCGAGATGCGCGGGGCGCGCGGCTTCCTGCGTGCCCATCATCGGCGCGGGTGCCACGAGGTTGATGTCGAGCGCGTCCTGCCCGCGCGTCATGCACAGCCACACTTCCGCGAGAAGCTGCGTGTCGAGTAGCGCCCCGTGCAGTGTGCGGCGGGAATTGTCGACCACGTAGCGCTCGCAGAGCGCATCGAGCGAGTTCCGCTTGCCGGGATGAAGCTCGCGCGCAAGCTCGAGCGTATCCGTCACGCGGCAGCTGGTGCACACGCCGGGCTTGCCGACGCGCGTGAGCTCCGCGTCGAGGAACGCCACGTCGAAGGGCGCGTTGTGGATCAGCAACTCCGCGTCCCCGAGGAATTCCAGCAGCTCCTCCACGATGTCGGCGAAGCGCGGCTTGTCGGCGAGATCCTCGGCCGTCATGCCGTGCACCTGGGTCGCGGCGATGTCGATGTCGCGCTCGGGGTTCACGTAGCGGTGGAAATGTCGCCCGGTCGGCCGGCGGTCGTGCAGCTCCAGGCACGCGACCTCGATGATGCGGTGGCCCTGGTTCGGCTCGAGGCCGGTGGTCTCCGTGTCGAGGACGATGCGCCTCACGCCGGTACACCCTTGTTGGCCAGGGCGTCGGCGCGCTCGTTGCCGTCGTGGCCCGAATGGCCCTTCACCCACTTCCATTCGATCTCGTGCCGGGCCACCTCGGTATCGAGCGCCTTCCAGAGGTCGACGTTCTTCACCGGCTCCTTGGCGGCGGTGCGCCAGCCGCGCGCCTTCCAGCCGTGGATCCACTCGGTGATGCCCTTCATCACGTAGGTGGAGTCGGTATGCAGGAGCACCTTCGACGGGCGCTTCAGCGCGCGCAACGCCTCGATCACCGCCATCATCTCCATGCGGTTGTTCGTGGTGGTGGCTTCGCCGCCGAACATCTCCCGCTCCTCGCCGTTGTACTTGAGCAGGGCGCCCCAGCCGCCCGGGCCGGGATTGCCCTTGCACGCGCCGTCGGTATAGATGTGGACTGCCGGTACCGCGATGTCGTCGTTCACTACTTCACGATCTTCAAATGGCCGTGCTTGATGTGACCCTGGCGCTTGGCGGCTGCGGCGAGCGGCTTTTCTCGCGCGGCCTTCTCCTGCCACGCGGGCATGATGAGGCGCATGCCACGCACGCGCTTGATGGCCTGGAGCATGTAGACCGCGCCGCCGATGGCCCACCAGCGGTCACCCGCCGGCTCCATGAACGAGAAGCGCCGCCGCCACGCCTCGGCGTCGAACGGCGGCACGTAGCACGCGAGCCTTCCGGCATTCACGTCGTAGCCCAGGAGCGAGAGCCAGTCCTTCACGCGCAGCAGCGAGTTGAAGCGGCCGTTCCACGGCGGCTCGGAGCGCGAAAAGCCGGCGGCGCTGCGCAGGCCCCAGAGGCTCCACGGGTTGAAGCCGACGATGATGAGCCGGCCCTCGGGCATCATCACGCGGTCGACTTCGCGGAGCACGGCATGGGGATCGTCGGCGAACTCGAGCACGTGCGGCAGGAGCGTGAGGTCGATCGACTGCGTGGCGATCGGCAGCTCGTGGCACTTGGCGCGCGCATCCACGTTGCCCCAGGGCGCGAGCTTCACGCGGTGCGCGATGCGGCTCTCGCGCAGCAGGTCGTGCTCCGGCAGGCCCAGCTGCAGCGCGTGGTAGCCGAAGATGTCGGGCGTGACTTCGTCGAGGTAGGCGCGCTCCTTCTCGAGCACGTATGCCCCAAGTGGAGTCGCGAACCAGTCGCCGAGGGTGTTGGTCGCCATGCGCCAATTCTAATAGACTCGGCCCCACGATGCGCATCCATGCCGTGCCCGCGTTCCAGGACAATTACCTCTGGCTGATGGAGGACGGGGGCAAGGCAGCGGTGGTGGATCCCGGCGATGCGCAACCCATCGAGGCCGCGCTCGCCGAGCGGGGCCTGGAGCTCACCGCCATCCTCACGACCCACCATCACGGCGACCACGTCGGGGGCGTGGAAGCCCTCGCGGCCCGCTGGAAGTGTCCGATATTCGGACCGGCCGGCGAATCCATCCCGCGCATCACGCGAAAGCTCGTCGAAAGCGACACGATCGAGGTCCCCGGGCTCGGCGAGACGTTTTCCGTGCTCGACGTGCCCGGCCACACCGCGGGACATATCGCGTATGTGGGCGACGGCGTCGCGTTCGTCGGCGACACGCTCTTCGCCTGCGGCTGCGGCCGGCTCTTCGAAGGCACGGCGGAGCAGATGGCCCATTCGCTCGGCAAGCTCTCGAAGCTGCCCGCCGCCACGCGCGCCTACTGCGCGCACGAGTACACGATGGCCAACATCAAGTTCGCCGAGGCCGTGGAGCCGGGTAACGCACGCCTGCACGCGCGCCACGCCGCGGATGCCGCGAAACGTTCGCGCGGCGAGCCGACCGTGCCTTCGACGATCGGCGAAGAGCTCGCCACCAATCCTTTCCTGCGTTGCACCGAGCCGGAGGTCGTCGCCTCCGCCGAGCGCCATGCGGGCAAGCGCCTCGGCGACGCGGTCGCCGTCTTCGCGGAAATCCGCGCCTGGAAGAACACATTCCGATGACCGACACGTCTTTCACCCTGCGAGCGGCCGCCGCTTCCGATGTCCCCGAGATCCTGCGGCTGATCCACGCCCTCGCGGTCTACGAAAAGCTCGAGGACCAGGCGGTCGGCACCGACGCGATGCTGCGCGAAGCCCTGTTCGGTAAACGCCCGAGCTGCGAAGCCCTGATCGCCGAGCGTAACGGCCGCGCCGTCGGCTTCGCGCTCTACTTCACGACGTTCTCCACGTTCCTCTGCAAGCCGGGGCTGTACCTCGAGGATCTCTTCGTCGAGCCGGAGTGCCGGGGCCTGGGCATCGGCAAGGCGCTACTGCAGCGCCTCGCGGCGATCGCGGCCGAGCGCGATTGCGGCCGCTTCGAATGGCGGGTCCTGGATTGGAATGAACCGTCGATCAAGTTCTACGAGAGCCTGGGCGCGACGCTCATGCCGACGTGGATCCTGGTGCGGATGACGCAGCGCGAATTCGCGTTGCTCGCGCGCTAGGCTTCGGCCAGCGCCCCGCGCGCCTCGGTCACCAGCTCGGACAGGTCGCGCTTCTTCGCCGCCGCGCGCACCGCGGCCGAGAAGGCCGGCGAGAGCTCCGCTTCGAGCGCCAGCGCATCCCTGCGCACCGTCACCGAGACGCCGGGGAGCTGCGCCACCGCATGCGCCCATCCGAACGCGCGCTCCCGCTCGGGCGGCCCCAGCTCGACCAGCATGCGCGCCGCGACGATGACGGCATCGGCGAGCACGTTGGTGAAGTGGTGGCGCTTGCCGCCCTCGAACGCAGCGACGAGGTGGTACGTGGCCGAGGGGCGATCGCCGAGCGCGAGCGCGGCTTGCGCCAGCACGATGCGCGCATCGAGAGCGGGGAGCATGTTGCCGTCGTGCTCGGCCATCATCAGGGCCTGCTCCAGCGGCGCCATCGCATCGCGGGGACGCCCGATGCGCACCATCGCGTCGCCCTGCGACATGAGGTTCAGCGCGATGAGGTTCCGGTCGCCCGCGCGCCGCAGGTGCTCGAGCGCCGCCTGGTAGCGATCGAGGGCCTGCGCATAGTCGCCCTTGCGCGTCGCGACGGCGCCGAGGTTATGCATGGCGCGCCCAACGTTCAGCGTGTTGCCCGCCAGCCGCCAGAGATCGAGGGCGCTCTCGTAGCCCGCTTCGGCCGAGGCGTAGTTGCCGAGGTGGTTCTCCGCCAGCGCGAGGTTGTTGTGGGCGGCGGCGACCATCGAGGGCTTGCCGAGCGAGGTCGCGGCCTCGAGCGAGCGGCGCTCGATGTCGCGGCCTTCCTCGCGGCGGCCGAGCTGCACGAGCGCCAGGCCGCGCACGCGGCATGCGGAGGCGATGAGCGCCTTGTCGCCGATGGCTTCGGCGAGCGCGAGAGACTCGGCACCGGAGCGCTCGGCCTCCTCGAGGCGGCCCATGAGGAACAGCGTGAAGGACTTGCCCGCGTGCGCCTGGCTGCGGTCGGGCTTCGCGTCGTCGAGGCCCTCCATCGCCGCGAGCGCCTCGTCGAGCGCCGCGAGCGAGCCGGGGTTGTCTCCGGAGAAACGCAGGAAGACACCGCGGCGGATCATCGCTCGCGTCGCGGAGGCTCCGTCGCCGGCGCGATGGGCGGCGTCCAGCCACGCCTCGGCAGCGCGAAGGCCTTCGGCCGTGTACGTGCGGCACTCGAGGAAATCGAACCACGTGGGCGCCGCGGCATCGAGTGCGCCAACGCTCGCGGAGGCAGCACCCGACTCCCACGCCCGGCGGATGTTGGCGCTCTCGGCCTCGATCTCGGCCAGGCCCTCGCTCTCCTCGGGACCGTCGAGGCGCGCCTGGGCGTTGCGCAGGAATTCGAGATAGAAGCTGTCGCGCCGCTTGAGCACCGAGGCTTGGCGGACCGCGCGCGCCTTGGCCGTCGTGCCGTGCTGGTCCCAGGCGTACTGCCGCACGACTTCGTGCTGGTGCCAGCGGCCCGCGGAAACGCGCGAGAGCAATGATTTTTCCGTGAGCGCGGTGAGCGTGCGCAGGCTGGCCTGGGCCACGTGCTCGGCCGCCTCGCGCGAGAAGCTGCCGTGCAAGGCTCCGAGACCCGAGAGTGCCTCGCGTTGCTCCGCGGGAAGCCGCTCCCACGAATACGCCACGACGGCGCCCAGGGTCTGGTGCCGGGCCGCGCGATTCACGTGGCGGCTGCGAAGCTCCTGGGCGCGCTCGCGAAGCGACGACGCGATCTCCGCGCACGGCACGTTGCGAACCCAGCTCGCGGCGAGCTCGAGGCCGAGGGGCAGGCCTTCCAGCGCTTCGCACACCTTCACGACGTTGGGCAGCTCGGCGGCGAGCGAGAAGCCGACGTAGGCCTGGCGTGCGCGCTGCGCGAAGAACTGCACGGCGGGATAGTTCTGCGCATCGTCCACGGCATCCGACGCGGGATAGGCGAGGCCCGAGAGCTCGTAGCTCCACTCCTCCTGGAGATGCAGCGTCTCGCGCGACGTGGCGAGGACCTTGAGCTGCGAGCCGGTCTCGCGCAGGAGTGTCGCGATCTGCGCCGCGAGGCCATGCGGATCGCCGGGCTCGCCCACCAGGTGCTCGAGGTTGTCCAGCACGACGAGCGCGTTGCGTTCGCGAAGGAAGCCGCACACGGTCGAGAGCGGCGAAGCGGACGCGGCGGGCTGCAGGCCGCAGGCGCGCGCGAGCGTTTGCGCGAAGAGGCGCGGGTCCTGGAGGTCATCGAGCCCGACGACGTACGTGCCGTCGGGAAACGCAGGGCCTTCCATCTCGGCGAGCGCCATCGACAAACGCGTCTTGCCGACACCGCCCATCCCGAGGAGCGTGAGCAGGCGGCAGGTCGGGTCGGCGAGCAGGCCGCGCAGCTCCGCGAGCTCGTCGGTGCGCCCGAAGAAAGAGGTTGCGGCTCCGATGCGCGGTGGCATCTCGCGCGGGGCGGCGCCGGCGCCCTGGCGCAAGCGCTCGGCGAGCGACGACATCTCCTCCGACGGCGCGGCGCCGTGCGCGACCGCGCGCGCCCGGCGATACACCTCGTAGTGCGCGAGGGCCTGGTCGCCGCCCGCGCCTTGCGAGAGCCACGTCATCAGCAGGCGGTGCATCGCCTCGTTGGCCGGATCGAGGCGCAGCCAGGCATCTGCGACCTCGCGCGCGCGGTCACGCTCGCCCAGCGAGTGCAGGCGGCGCGCGAGCTTCACGTGGGCGTCGGCGGCGATGGTGCGCAGGCGATTCCGTTCGGCGAAGAGCCAGTCGGCGAACTCCGGTGCGAGGTCCTGGCCGATGTCCTGGAGGAGATCGCCCCGGTAGAGCGCGACGGCGGAGCGCAGCGACTCCACCTCGTCGGACGACGCGAGCGCCGTGAACGTCTCGACATCGACGT includes the following:
- a CDS encoding c-type cytochrome is translated as MTSIRILFAATAAVFAVSAQAAGDAASGAKKNFQCQGCHGIPGWKTAFPEVYPVPKLGGQHAQYIATALKAYKSGERDHATMRAVAADLSDQDIDDLAAYYGAVAKPVTAEKK
- a CDS encoding cupin domain-containing protein, which encodes MKLKPESQPVLDAALEAELLQQLRPIEPATARAQAMREALFRRIEMPADLDDFVTVHHDQGEWRRIAPRVLQKRLVEGPGVQAFLLRMESGSSLPAHDHPTAEECMVLEGEVWLGDVHCHAGDFHRAPRGKPHGALRTDAGCLLYVRTGGG
- a CDS encoding ATP-binding protein, which gives rise to METSLKLRLLGRPVFEAEGRELACNAQKAVWLAAYVFLTKVAQPRPRLAALLWGGAGQRHALGSLRVALTKLPAPVLKHLSVTRDTVAPTPGVDVDVETFTALASSDEVESLRSAVALYRGDLLQDIGQDLAPEFADWLFAERNRLRTIAADAHVKLARRLHSLGERDRAREVADAWLRLDPANEAMHRLLMTWLSQGAGGDQALAHYEVYRRARAVAHGAAPSEEMSSLAERLRQGAGAAPREMPPRIGAATSFFGRTDELAELRGLLADPTCRLLTLLGMGGVGKTRLSMALAEMEGPAFPDGTYVVGLDDLQDPRLFAQTLARACGLQPAASASPLSTVCGFLRERNALVVLDNLEHLVGEPGDPHGLAAQIATLLRETGSQLKVLATSRETLHLQEEWSYELSGLAYPASDAVDDAQNYPAVQFFAQRARQAYVGFSLAAELPNVVKVCEALEGLPLGLELAASWVRNVPCAEIASSLRERAQELRSRHVNRAARHQTLGAVVAYSWERLPAEQREALSGLGALHGSFSREAAEHVAQASLRTLTALTEKSLLSRVSAGRWHQHEVVRQYAWDQHGTTAKARAVRQASVLKRRDSFYLEFLRNAQARLDGPEESEGLAEIEAESANIRRAWESGAASASVGALDAAAPTWFDFLECRTYTAEGLRAAEAWLDAAHRAGDGASATRAMIRRGVFLRFSGDNPGSLAALDEALAAMEGLDDAKPDRSQAHAGKSFTLFLMGRLEEAERSGAESLALAEAIGDKALIASACRVRGLALVQLGRREEGRDIERRSLEAATSLGKPSMVAAAHNNLALAENHLGNYASAEAGYESALDLWRLAGNTLNVGRAMHNLGAVATRKGDYAQALDRYQAALEHLRRAGDRNLIALNLMSQGDAMVRIGRPRDAMAPLEQALMMAEHDGNMLPALDARIVLAQAALALGDRPSATYHLVAAFEGGKRHHFTNVLADAVIVAARMLVELGPPERERAFGWAHAVAQLPGVSVTVRRDALALEAELSPAFSAAVRAAAKKRDLSELVTEARGALAEA
- the rnhA gene encoding ribonuclease HI gives rise to the protein MNDDIAVPAVHIYTDGACKGNPGPGGWGALLKYNGEEREMFGGEATTTNNRMEMMAVIEALRALKRPSKVLLHTDSTYVMKGITEWIHGWKARGWRTAAKEPVKNVDLWKALDTEVARHEIEWKWVKGHSGHDGNERADALANKGVPA
- a CDS encoding GNAT family N-acetyltransferase encodes the protein MTDTSFTLRAAAASDVPEILRLIHALAVYEKLEDQAVGTDAMLREALFGKRPSCEALIAERNGRAVGFALYFTTFSTFLCKPGLYLEDLFVEPECRGLGIGKALLQRLAAIAAERDCGRFEWRVLDWNEPSIKFYESLGATLMPTWILVRMTQREFALLAR
- the gloB gene encoding hydroxyacylglutathione hydrolase produces the protein MRIHAVPAFQDNYLWLMEDGGKAAVVDPGDAQPIEAALAERGLELTAILTTHHHGDHVGGVEALAARWKCPIFGPAGESIPRITRKLVESDTIEVPGLGETFSVLDVPGHTAGHIAYVGDGVAFVGDTLFACGCGRLFEGTAEQMAHSLGKLSKLPAATRAYCAHEYTMANIKFAEAVEPGNARLHARHAADAAKRSRGEPTVPSTIGEELATNPFLRCTEPEVVASAERHAGKRLGDAVAVFAEIRAWKNTFR
- a CDS encoding class I SAM-dependent methyltransferase, whose protein sequence is MATNTLGDWFATPLGAYVLEKERAYLDEVTPDIFGYHALQLGLPEHDLLRESRIAHRVKLAPWGNVDARAKCHELPIATQSIDLTLLPHVLEFADDPHAVLREVDRVMMPEGRLIIVGFNPWSLWGLRSAAGFSRSEPPWNGRFNSLLRVKDWLSLLGYDVNAGRLACYVPPFDAEAWRRRFSFMEPAGDRWWAIGGAVYMLQAIKRVRGMRLIMPAWQEKAAREKPLAAAAKRQGHIKHGHLKIVK
- a CDS encoding sigma-70 family RNA polymerase sigma factor translates to MARNPPAQKRRADPQEHVDARVPSAVASEAQMAAWIARMAAGDGQALKSLHEATLGRVYGLALRIVRTRESAEEVAVDVYLQAWRKAHTYDALRGAPLAWLLTLCRSRALDHLRRAEPSEPHADPESLVNPETLDRHDDPQDLLAALQSHSQLKRALEDLSALQRQLIALAFFRGLTHQEIAAHARLPLGSVKTYIRRALAELRARLATVH
- a CDS encoding c-type cytochrome; this translates as MKLQTILAAALFSLAAPAFAAGDAEVGKKKAEPCKACHGENGMSATGDFPILAGQHKDYLIFVLGHYKNGKRKNPIMTGQVANLTSRDIADLAAYYSSLRGLDVKY
- a CDS encoding putative bifunctional diguanylate cyclase/phosphodiesterase gives rise to the protein MAAADKPVPRPEARSRLAGRMFGLGLIPIAVFCAVFVFARAALGNATNNAQAWTFVIALVASICAMFALARLAARAVVGEVDAVGQAVRHVVGGGELPPLPELTPPLEGMKQDVLKLAKDFAQQQGRLQERLDTARQQIFFLTNHDPLTGLANRKTLEERLESVLVSAREQGATHALLYLDVDFFHRINDSFGHLAGDELLRGIAPILKAQLRDNEMLTRIGGDEFAVLLENVSAQYATEVATRLRDAVQSWQFEWDGKAFQVGVSVGVVAITRLTPGLAAVMSEADTACFTAKEQGRNRVFAFHDAGSSQYMRHTSRGWLKRINDALAEGAFTLLYQPILHIDPAQRGGVRRVEALLRMSDTGGELILPMSFIPVAERYDLMRTIDRWVVERAFSDFRRVAKLRDDPSPAEFAINLSGHTLSSPDFSEFLQEKLSQYAVPPQALFFEITETAAIANVERARALIEQLRAMGVRFYLDDFGSGLSSFNYLKHFPVDGIKIDGLFVKGVAKNYLDYALVESIQKIGTSLGLQTVAEYVETEEIARKLMQIGIPMGQGFYLAPPRPWEALFEAT
- the dnaQ gene encoding DNA polymerase III subunit epsilon gives rise to the protein MRRIVLDTETTGLEPNQGHRIIEVACLELHDRRPTGRHFHRYVNPERDIDIAATQVHGMTAEDLADKPRFADIVEELLEFLGDAELLIHNAPFDVAFLDAELTRVGKPGVCTSCRVTDTLELARELHPGKRNSLDALCERYVVDNSRRTLHGALLDTQLLAEVWLCMTRGQDALDINLVAPAPMMGTQEAARPAHLAVLRATDEELRAHFAMCERIAKESKGRCLWLGLGTEVPA